A stretch of DNA from Mugil cephalus isolate CIBA_MC_2020 chromosome 12, CIBA_Mcephalus_1.1, whole genome shotgun sequence:
cacacacacacagcaaaaagCCATCTCTTAATGGCAGTCAAATCCCCTGGATGGAGTGATAGACGGAGGGATGGGGATGGAGATGGGCGGTTGGCAGGATTACAGAAGCAAAGCACAACACTCACAGATCAAACCTCAGAGGTCGAGCAGCAACTTGGAAACACAGAGATTAAAAACGAACCAACACATAAGAGCATGAAAGTTGGACGTCAAAATGTATGAGAAATTTGGTGGTTGTAGTGGATTAGGGGATCAGGAGCCGGCAGGTTGATCTGATGACAGAGGCGATCGATACAATTTCCCATGGACTGACTGACCGCCATCTTTCCCTACATCTGAGTTTTAAATGGCCCTCAAACCTGAACTTGACACAGAAATTACACAACCGGCTTTTAATGGGTTTCACTGACTCTGTGGTTATGAAACCTACTCAGCACATTAGAGGCCCAAGAGTCACATGAAAAGCCCTCCCGAAAAATTAGGgtaaaagtttagttttttttccccctcaaacagGATAAGAGACACATAATGACTGCTGTGGACAAAGTAGAAGCCATCTGTAGAGACATGAAATACAGGTCaggtttctcttttcttttcacatctgGTGACAACGGGAGGAGACAACACAAGCATCAGGGCAACCCTCTGGATTATGGCACCGGTTCATTAAACCCATTAGAGAGTTCCAGTGAAGCCAGAACATCCAGGTTTTGTCCCAAAATTGAGGAAACGCTATCCATAGCAGTTAACTGGGTCACtgatttttcctcttctttctttcattttcagtttttgacTATTATTTCCTCCACCGTACTCATACATGTTGATGGTACATTCTCGtccacctgtccagggtgtaacccCACCTCTCGtccactgacagctgggataggctccagccccctgtaaccctccagaggacatgCACAAAGTTAATGAACTTCAGGTTGTTTGTAAAAGGTTCGTTAcgtgtaaacattttcataatgttcttctttgcactgaatCAAAGGCaaacattatttataggttatcaTGCTGTTATGTCATTGATCCGGCTCACTGATACCAGGTTCGTAGTATTTTTCCAGCATGGTTATTGTTTGTTAAACTAGCTGAAGGACTGCAGTAGGAGCTCTCTGGTTTGTGGTCGACAGACTAATCAAAAGGCCAAAATGGTGGAAATTCACATATATAATTTagacatttcatcatttttataaCATGTCTGGTAAAATGTTTATATCTACAATGCAACATTAAGTTCATTACCTCACCTACACTCTGACACTCTCACAACTGCCAGACGGTTGTGAGAGCACCCAACAGCACCCAACAGCACGCGTATGCAGCGTCCCACGCCGTGACCACAAGCTCACGAGTTCCATTTAAAGgcagctataaatacacaaacatggCAGACATTCAATGAGATTTAATGTAAGTCACGTCCAGGTTGAATCCAGATGATCCTCGTCacagaattaaaacatttgGAGCTAAAAATCAAGTTTAAGcgtccatgttttgttttttttccacaaaataataattgaacTTGGAAGAACAGTCCCACTCAAGAATCAAGACCACCCTAGGAGCAAGTGGGACATCTAGGATATAATATACTCAACAGTTTGAAGAACCCATTAGTGAACAGTATTTCACAATGAGGTTTATGTGGGTTAATGCCACACTTGTGCTACATTTATTAAAGGCTCCATATTTAAATCACTGAAACCTGTGTAAACATATATTGGACATTGAATCCATCCTCCCTGTTTCACCCAGTAATGTCCATCTCGCCTTCCAAGTAGGCCGTACTATCAATAACAATTGTCCAGCAAGACATGTTCAGCTAGTGTTGCTTATTACTAGAGTAAGATCCCCTACAACTCACAATAGCAGCAATGGCATCAGGTTATATTGATAAAAGTTGACTTGTCAAGAAGAAGCCAAGTAGGAGCACCATGGTCAGCACCTGGAATGTCCACAGCCCTGCCTGGAGCATCATTGATCCAATATGACAGTTCCTGTAATTGTGTGGTTGGTTTGTCAAAGAATAATAGGCATTATAAAATTTTAAGTTTCAGAGCAACGTACGCAATTTTCTCAAGCCATCGCAGCACAATCTCATCCAGTAGGAGACTGTAGGTGAGGCAGCTTCCCTCCACCACAACACAATCAGGCGACATGCTAACATGTAGTAAAAGGACTCTGTTCCATAGTAAGACTCCAAATATTGATATCAGGGGACTAGGGGTAATTTTCATTTCTAATACAAGGGAGAGGCCTTCCAAAACCCTTCCAAGCTAGGACATATCCAGAAAATCATGGACAAAATATTGGAAACAccaatttttgttttacaatatTCAAtcactggcttttttttttttaatgaacaaaacTGATCACAACCATTTAGAAAGGAGCATTTATTTAATAAGCTTTAGTCAAGGTCAGCTCAAACATTACAAGGAAGAACCTCGATTCCCCTGAACATCATGGCCATGTAGGATTAAAAGAACTTGGAAAAAACTATAATGCTGGCACAAATTTAGAAGCATGCCTAATTTTTATGCACCAAAGAATCATTGTGAGCTCCTTTCTACAGTGTTCAACTGAGcttggagaaaataaaacaattgaCACAGATGAATTTACAAATGAACTCTTCTCCATGAAGCTcatccaatatatatatatatatatatatatttttttttttaccaaattgAGTTTTGCCACCCGTCCATCCGCCTCGTATCAAGGCGACGGGCAGCTTTGCTACAGGTCTTCTCTGCACTTCTACCGTAAACAATTCTTCATGAAAACATGCGTGATTTTTCCAGAAACTTTTgcattcaaacatttatttagtaAAATCATACAATTTTTTTGCACAGCTGAGTCATTTCTCATGTCGTGCAGTAGCCTAAAGCTAATACAGAAAGCAAATTCTACATCTAAACAGCTCTATGGGTTCTCCAGCAATCGTGGAACAAGTCTCTGGTTCTGCctgctaaataaaagaaaagaaaaaaaacaaaaacaaaaaaaaacaagcatgcGCAGAGACCTCCTGTCTGTCCAGAAAAACAGAACCAAACGAAGCTGTTCTGTTCTGGAAATCAATGCCTCAGACCTGCTCCACATTCAAGGAGAACTCAAGAGGCTTCATATATGCAAATACAACAATGAGAATAAAccacatgtttgtttctttaaagaTTGCCATGTGCCAGACATtcaactggagaaaaaaaaaaaaaactattattggGTCAAATTAGAAGAAAATATCAATAATGCACACATTTGGAGAATCCGAACATTTCTGCACTGATATGGTTTAGGAAATTGAATTGCTCTTTTGATAGCTTTAGTCCAAACCTTGGCATGTTTGTTCAATTAATTTCAAATTTTGTTGACCAATTGGTATATTCTAATATTAGAGATGAGAGGCCCTGAGGAGGCCCTGAAACAGCTGTGGATATTATTTACTGAGTCCAATGTATCTTAAACATTAAAAAGCTCACACTACCCCGAAATATATAAATTTCACGCATACAGGTGACATTCAACATTCAAGTGCCAGTGTTTTTTGTACTGTCTTTTGGTCAAGTTTCTGAAACTTTCAAAGAATCACTTTGAGgcttacaaaaataaatatttgtcaaaAATGCTTAATAAATTACACAAAACTAGCAGCAAAAGTAGAATCTAGAAATCTGTGCAAATGGCTAAATTCCCCCCCGACTGCTAAATCTCCTGGTCCCAAATAAATCCTGGTTTAAACGGTGAGAACCCTTCCCCTTTGTAAACAAGCTGcgtttttttaatctccacaaTCTCCTCACACACAATATTTGGAAGCTTAAGGACACATATCCAAGACATCTATATAAAACTCTAGATGTGcaataaaacaacttttttgTAAAACTCGATGGGCACGACGTACAAGGGCCTACACACCTAAATCAAGTAGCACCATTCAATCTCAAGTTCTCAAAACACTGTCAGTGCATCCGCTTTTAGTTCAATTTgtttaaaaagagaagagaaaaaaaaaagtttcaaggCACAACACACCCGATGAGAAAACTGGGAGCATTTTGAGATTAAACGCCccgtctctctcttcctctcgaCTGGCCGCTCCTCTTTGAGAGGAAAAGCCGGCTCTGGCTTTCAAGGAGccacagattattattattttttttatacacgtCTGAGCAGATGAACTCCCAGAGGAGCTGACAGTACTTTAATGTTCCATAAAGGAAGTGGATAaccccccccgcccccgcccctaACCCTCCCCGCCTCTCTCGTCTTTGGCCACCTCCAGTTACACTCCGCAGCAATGGAAACCAAAGCCACTGACAATGGTGGTGCACTAAAACTGCGCCCCACGCCTACATCCCCACCCCAGTAGCCCACCCCCTTTAACCCCAGTGGTTGGAGTGCTGCTCTACTGCGCTATGTTCCTCGCCGTTTTAAGAAACCTCAGTGATCATTCAAATGCCTGTCTCCTTAAGATGAACCATGCCTCCAACGCAGCTTGAAAAGAGAAAACGTTTGTAATTAAGTTAAGCCTGCGACTCAGTTCACGTGTCCTTCCTCCttgaccaaaaaacaaaacacttgcaAGCGTAGAATACCATTGGGGCTGTGTGGCTGCAGGTAGCTTTGGTAAACACGAACACCACACACCCCCGCCCCCATGCCCCCCGATGCTGTGGTCCTTTATGCAGCCATTTTGAACTTCACTTTCAAGATGGCaggcattttttgttttttttcgatAACATATttgaagagaaacatttcaaaaagaaaaatataaagagaaaaacaacaaatcaaaaaacTGACTGTTTTTCAATTTTGCATACAACTTGCCCGAAAATGTCTCACgtaaaaatcaacaaaaaacacCGCCCACTTAATGTAGCTAGCACTTAGAAACATACTAGCTGCCGTAACACTGTCAAGTCAATTGAAAAAGTGTGGAGTAACAAGTTCCAGCATTGATTAGTCTTGTCTGAACCTCAGCAATAGTTGGCACTGAGCTTTAatgactttgtgtttctttaagttTACAATAGGAATGGCTATTTTCAAGACTACCATATCCATGAAAAAGGAGCCTGTCCAGGATAGAGTGagcgaaataaaaaaaagaaatgtaacttTGTCCCTTAGGATTAAAATACAGTTGGCCTCGTAGAGCGGCCCTGCTTGTATTAGGTAATGGCTCCATTAGCTGTTTGACTATAGAAAAGGCTACATGATGTTCCTGCAGTAAATTTTGAGGTTCAAATGGAGTCATGACTCTTGAGAGCCACAACGCCCCAGTATTTGCCAAGGTTTGATCAAGTCCAAGCTTATTTTACCTTTCTATTATACATtaataacatatataatatatattttattttttccccaaccaaaaaaaaatagtaaaaactaATTTAGAGCTCTCGGCCATGTTCATCtggtgaaatgaaaacataagatttcctgttttaaattcaaaaagGCACAGTACATTAACATACAAATGATCCTCAGGTTACTCAATTaggggtttgtttgtgtttttcttttttcactccacaaaaaaaaatttacttcTAACAATGAAAGTCCGACGTTGATGTCGGGCATTGCATGTCAGCGTCCATGCTCACTCTGAGGTGTGCGAAATCTCTGCGGTCTCCGGTGCATTGCACGTGCTGGTGACTTTCCTTTTGCGTCGTGctgcacttcctgtttttgtttgtttttccatttgttgaGAGAAGCGAATGGCAGAGAACCAGAGTTGGTAAtgtactgtgtgtgtcagtgaagcTTCACAGGGAGGGTTGTTAAGGTCTGGCTTAAGTTAACATGTGGTATCCATTGGGTTGGGTTGGTATGGCAACCTGTTCCTATGGTGACTAGTTCCCCCACCAATCCACACTTCCGCTACTGTAGTTTCCTCCGTAGCCGTCATTGCCATAGAAGTTGCCTCCAAAGCCGCCTGtcaaaaaaagtaaacaaacatttcaggtCAGttaacaaaatgacaaaattgcTTCACCAATGTTAAAGATTTAACCTTTTACAAGTGAATGTGACACTGGTGACTTTGAGATTACCGGAACTATGTCACAGTTTGCgccaatataatatataatataaaaaaataaaaattctaacagtttctgaaatacatATGTTGTGCTTTACAACCAACACGGTGTCATTCTGGCAATTTCACTTGCATCTCTTATAACATGCGGTAAATTGTTTCAGATATTCTGTAAAAATACACTTACCAGAcattttcaggacaaaaaaaaataaaataaaaaattcacacCGACATTTTGAGGCTTCTGTGTAAAAATATTAAACCACACTCCTTACCTCCAAAGCCACGGTTTCCGCCATGACCTCCAGTGTTTCGCCCTCCTCTGTTGCTACTGAAGCCTCCAGAGCCAGGTGTCTGACGGTAGTCTCTAGCTCCGAAACCACCAGAGAACCTGAACAAGACCACAACAAACTGTCCGTTAGAGACCTGGACAAGATATTTCTTCTTGAGAAATGAACCAAAGAGTAACTTTTTGTTGTAACACAGGCCTGAGTTTAAACACTTTCTAAATGAATACAGGACTTTGAAGTTGTCTCCAAAGCCAGTTCTtaagcttgttacatactcAGCAAGGAATGTTTTCTTGCTCCGAGGGCTGAGAGATCAAGAAAGAAAGTTTTGGCCAAGTAATTTATAATCTGGGAAGTCCTCATAGGCACCACCCCATACTCAGAGTGGCTGCTGGCAGTTCCACATTAACCACAACCACTTCTAATTTCCAACCAATCACAAAACAATAACCAGACACTACACATGAGACGCGTGACGGTTGATGTGTTGAAAACAAGCTGCGAGAACTCACAAAGCAGCCCTAGGAGCGTGATAACAAACTTCTTGTGGAGTATGtaacaactttttttcctgATTACGCAGCACGATGCAGGACAGCAGTTATGTCCCTTCATCACGTTTATTCCCAATTTTCTTTCCCTGTTTATTAAGACCTGTGTAGTTGGCTGTGTACGACTGTTGAGCGTGTGGCGTCAGTTACCTCTTAGATCGTCCACGGGTGCTGCTCTTGTGCTGGTGCTCGTAGGCCAGGCTTTCAAGCCAGGAGGGAACCTCCTGCTTGGCCTCAACCAGAATGTCCAGCAAATCTTTGgttatgttgctgtttttgtcgTTAAAGAACGACGTGGCCAGACCTGCATCAGCAGAGAAGATGATAGTTGATATAAAATTGATGTAGACAACAGGaatcaaaataatagaaaaaaataataataatgataaaaaaaacaaaacacataccAAGGTTGCCCACACGTCCCGTACGGCCAATACGGTGAACGTATTCCTCAATGTCACTGGGCAAATCAAAGTTAATGACGTGCTTCACATTGCTGATGTCCAGACCTCTAGCAGCCACCTGGAAACAGGagacaggaagaaataaaacattgagaTACAAGACTTTTAGTCTAATAATAAGGGAACCTGTGACAGCTCAACCTGAGACTCCCTTCATGACCCTGTTGCTTAATTTTCTTCCAACGATTTgtccaaatatattttaaaaaatgggatTGCTTACAGCTGTAGCCACCAAGATGGGGCAGCGTCCAGACCGGAACTGATGCAGagcctcctctctgtctctctgggaTCGGTCTCCATGGATGCTGGTGCAGGCATAACCCTCGTGGTACAGGAAATCTTCCAGAGCATCTGCTCCCTTCTTGGTTTCCACAAACACCAGAGTCAGGGAGTCTTTACCTGTTCAACCGGAAATAAACAGGACGAAACACAAGGTTGGGACAACGGGACAACATAAAGGGTGAAAACCAATCAGCTTAAAtataaaatggatttaaaaatgaataaataaggcCAGCAATTGTAAAGAtatgacaaatgaaaaatgacaactTATAAATGGAAGGGTTGCATAAAAAGCTTTAAATTTACTGACAACCATTAACTGAAAACACTGGTTTTGGTTTCTCATTACTTTCtcttagaaaagaaaaaacaaaaaacaaacaaaaaaaaaaactaatgaatttCTTAAATTATCAGGTAACATTCCAGATATTTATCATTAATGGCCATCAGAATAAAAGCTTGAGACAATAAAATGGCAGAGGGGTGACGGGGGTAGGATAAGGCCATTCCAGATCGCATCATTCACAGATAACCctgtcactgttttgttttttgctaatGCACTCTGGCCCAAGccaatacaaaaataaactacatCCATCAAAGCTCCGTCCTTTGCGTATTATATAAgcctgaggaaaaaataaaagacaaaatatagTCCAGATCAGATAGTAACAGAAAACCAAGTACTGGTAACATGCAGCAGAACTCCCGCCCTCTTCTAACAAGTCTTTGTTGAGTGCTTAAGAAATCTGTTCATGACATAAATTACACAGtagtttgctttttttggcGGCAGCCTGGAGACCAGTATGTTTTTATAATTTGGAGATGTaatcaagttaaaaaaaagtagttttttttgtgctttttaattCGAGTGGTGTAAATAAGCTTCCTGAAGGTACCAAATAAGAGCCCTTAAATCTGTCACAGCCATCTGACTCAAAGATGGAGCTCTCCAGCTGAGACAGCTgatgttgaaaaaaacaaagtgcaagGCAAATTTACTGTTTTCATACACGCTCTTACTAGAaatggggggagaaaaacatatataaatatatataaaaactgagGCAGCATGTCAGCCGGGGGGGAGCAGAGGGACAGGATGAGCTGTGGGATGTGATGTTTCTGGCTCGTGGGGCGGAGTGAAGTTATGGTACGTTCACACTCACCTGGTTTCTCTGGGGCCTCTGTCACATTTTCCTGAACCTCACTGGGAATAACTAAGATAAAACCAAACCGGCCAGTAAACGTAAGGCTGCTCAGTACACAACTTTCACAGCATAAGAAGCAAACTCCCAAAATACGATAAAAGATTTCAGAACACGCTCACCCctgcatttttatgtttataatGAACAATTGTTAGCATAATGTAGCAAAGTCAATATTGGCTCAGTGTGGGAAGACTGACACAGGATGATGGGTTAGAACCCAGTGTGACCTTCATGTAAGTGTGTGGGGTGCGgttaaaaatattgatttgtgCATTTTCACCTGTGGCATTCAGCAGGTCAAGGAGGAAGGACCTCTTGTCCGTCTCCTCCACCCAGACCACCTTCTGGGTGATGTTTTCTGAAGTGGAGCCGACACGCCCCACTGCCAGGAAAATGTAGTCCTCCAGGAAGTCACGAGCCAGgatctacaaaataaataaaataaagaaactcatGAGAATGTAGATATTTTCCACATTAAGTCATATGTTATACTTGTTAAAACCCCCAACATACCTGGATCTCTTTGGGGAATGTGGCGCTGAACATCATAGTCTGTCTGATGCCTTTGGGGGGCATGGTATCTTGCTCCACAATGCGTCTGATCTGAGGCTCAAAACCCATGTCCAACATGCGATCGGCCTCATCCAGGACCAAGTAGCTGTAGACACATTTAATATTGCCAATAAATATCaagtatttcagaaaaaaatatacatttctttGACTGTGCCATTACTAACTTGCAATAGTCCAGGCCAATCTTGCCCCTCTCCATCATATCAACCAGGCGCCCAGGTGTGGCCACCAGCAGGTGACAGCCTCTCTCCAACTCTCTGATCTGTTGGCCAATATCGGCACCTCCGTACACGACACAGGGACGCACGCGTGAGCGATAGGCAAACTGGAAAAGAGGgggttaaaatatttaaaaacttaaagctGAAAGATCCTAACATTTAGACAGTATCAGTTTTACGCTTACCTTTCTCGCCTCATCATAGATTTGCAAGGCTAGCTCTCTGGTGGGAGCGAGGACAAGGGAGATTGGGTACTGCTTACGACGGCCATACCTTCCATTCTCCTGAGGATAAAAGCAGAGTGTTTATTAGAACAAGTCAAGTGGTTGAGTTCAGTTATTGTGCCTCTTCCTTTGCCCAGTACCTGTCCACTGTTCTTGATGGCCTGCAGAGCATCCCCAGGCCCGTCTGTGTAGATCTGACTCAGCACTGGCAGCAAGAAGGCGGCGGTTTTACCAGAGCCTGAAACACAGAAGGGAGTAACTAAGTCAATAGGTACAGGCTGAATTAGGGCCGGGTATCAGTATTAGTTTGTTAAAGTAATTTGATTAACAAGGTTCTGAAccaattcaattcatttttgaaatatttcagtttaaggAATTTGACTCACACCAGTGACATTCTAGAGATCTGGGGTCCGTATATTACCCCTAGTTTTACATCTTGCATGCATCTTTCATTTTGTGGGActgttctgtctctctccatatttttttaaatcagcttttaGGTCTGAAGCACCATCAAGACAGCCTCATTGTGTGGCCTCTTAGAAAGCAGACTCTAGTGGATCTTCCAAATAAAGATTGTGGGGGAAAACaagatgtattttttctttaatcctAGGCCTTTGTTGAACGATggtttattattcatttctttgttttagtcACACTCAATGCTGGTCATTCTTAAGACATTTGAGAATGTATATAAATACTAACCAGTCTGGGCACAGGCCATCAGGTCTCTCTTGGACTTGATGATGGGGATAGCATGCTTCTGGACCGGGGTGGGCCGAGTGTACCGACTCAGACCGATGTTCCCCATGACAATCTCACCCATGTCCACATCATGGAACTGCACAATACATTACATCAGTATAAAATTGCTGTAAAATtcactgttaaataaataaaaacaatcacatGATATCCAGATAGACCTACGCTTTCAATGTGGGGTGGACAGTTGTTTCCAGTAGCCTCCACAGGAATATCATCGTATTTCTCAAAGTTTATGCCAGTGTTGCTCCCAGAGAAAAGCTCACTAGAAGATAAGGTTTGTAGAAGTTAGCTAAATGCAGATAGGGATGGCTGCAAGTTATATAATCAGTTATCAGAATCTTACTTTTCCAGGCGCTCATTGGGAGCAGTGGGTTTGGACCAGTCCTCGTCCCTGGACTCCTCCACCCAGCGGCTGTTTCCTCCACCAGAAAAGCCCCCACGCTCGTATCTGTAGACAAGCACACAAGCTGTTTACATTTGGAGCTCAAAgaacaacatttcatttcatgtcagaGTTAATATAAGGTTAACTCCTCTCTCATGTGACATAATACACAAGTGACTGTGGGTTGTTATGTGCTATTGTTGTAAACTTCAGCTCGCAAACCTGTTTGGATGAAATGAAGTATTTAGAGCCTCCTTCTCaagtatttaattaaataatggtTTTACACACCTTCCTCTGGAGCCTGCTCCGCGGTCATTGAAGAAGGCAGACTTGGACCTATCATTGCGTCCTCCAAAGCTGTTGTAGGCAGC
This window harbors:
- the ddx3xa gene encoding DEAD-box helicase 3 X-linked a isoform X5: MSHVVVDNPHGLDQQLAALDLNSADGQGGGTGRRYIPPHLRNKDGPKNAGNAYSAGRQCGYSVAPVNFSSSSACTDNSVATDGNDDTASVQSWADHCDSAGWDGGRSNGFVNGYHDNRTNGGYGGRGPPRNDRGGRGAYRGNRGGGAFNQPLQNAAFGNYDNKDGNWGGAPRDAAYNSFGGRNDRSKSAFFNDRGAGSRGRYERGGFSGGGNSRWVEESRDEDWSKPTAPNERLENELFSGSNTGINFEKYDDIPVEATGNNCPPHIESFHDVDMGEIVMGNIGLSRYTRPTPVQKHAIPIIKSKRDLMACAQTGSGKTAAFLLPVLSQIYTDGPGDALQAIKNSGQENGRYGRRKQYPISLVLAPTRELALQIYDEARKFAYRSRVRPCVVYGGADIGQQIRELERGCHLLVATPGRLVDMMERGKIGLDYCNYLVLDEADRMLDMGFEPQIRRIVEQDTMPPKGIRQTMMFSATFPKEIQILARDFLEDYIFLAVGRVGSTSENITQKVVWVEETDKRSFLLDLLNATVIPSEVQENVTEAPEKPGKDSLTLVFVETKKGADALEDFLYHEGYACTSIHGDRSQRDREEALHQFRSGRCPILVATAVAARGLDISNVKHVINFDLPSDIEEYVHRIGRTGRVGNLGLATSFFNDKNSNITKDLLDILVEAKQEVPSWLESLAYEHQHKSSTRGRSKRFSGGFGARDYRQTPGSGGFSSNRGGRNTGGHGGNRGFGGGFGGNFYGNDGYGGNYSSGSVDWWGN
- the ddx3xa gene encoding DEAD-box helicase 3 X-linked a isoform X6, coding for MSHVVVDNPHGLDQQLAALDLNSADGQGGGTGRRYIPPHLRNKDGPKNAGNAYSAGRQCGYSVAPVNFYSAGWDGGRSNGFVNGYHDNRTNGGYGGRGPPRNDRGGRGAYRGNRGGGAFNQPLQNAAFGNYDNKDGNWGGAPRDAAYNSFGGRNDRSKSAFFNDRGAGSRGRYERGGFSGGGNSRWVEESRDEDWSKPTAPNERLENELFSGSNTGINFEKYDDIPVEATGNNCPPHIESFHDVDMGEIVMGNIGLSRYTRPTPVQKHAIPIIKSKRDLMACAQTGSGKTAAFLLPVLSQIYTDGPGDALQAIKNSGQENGRYGRRKQYPISLVLAPTRELALQIYDEARKFAYRSRVRPCVVYGGADIGQQIRELERGCHLLVATPGRLVDMMERGKIGLDYCNYLVLDEADRMLDMGFEPQIRRIVEQDTMPPKGIRQTMMFSATFPKEIQILARDFLEDYIFLAVGRVGSTSENITQKVVWVEETDKRSFLLDLLNATVIPSEVQENVTEAPEKPGKDSLTLVFVETKKGADALEDFLYHEGYACTSIHGDRSQRDREEALHQFRSGRCPILVATAVAARGLDISNVKHVINFDLPSDIEEYVHRIGRTGRVGNLGLATSFFNDKNSNITKDLLDILVEAKQEVPSWLESLAYEHQHKSSTRGRSKRFSGGFGARDYRQTPGSGGFSSNRGGRNTGGHGGNRGFGGGFGGNFYGNDGYGGNYSSGSVDWWGN
- the ddx3xa gene encoding DEAD-box helicase 3 X-linked a isoform X4; translation: MSHVVVDNPHGLDQQLAALDLNSADGQGGGTGRRYIPPHLRNKDGPKNAGNAYSAGRQCGYSVAPVNFCYPRLASQELAFYHAFSGGWRNRCASSSACTDNSVATDGNDDTASVQSWADHCDSAGWDGGRSNGFVNGYHDNRTNGGYGGRGPPRNDRGGRGAYRGNRGGGAFNQPLQNAAFGNYDNKDGNWGGAPRDAAYNSFGGRNDRSKSAFFNDRGAGSRGRYERGGFSGGGNSRWVEESRDEDWSKPTAPNERLENELFSGSNTGINFEKYDDIPVEATGNNCPPHIESFHDVDMGEIVMGNIGLSRYTRPTPVQKHAIPIIKSKRDLMACAQTGSGKTAAFLLPVLSQIYTDGPGDALQAIKNSGQENGRYGRRKQYPISLVLAPTRELALQIYDEARKFAYRSRVRPCVVYGGADIGQQIRELERGCHLLVATPGRLVDMMERGKIGLDYCNYLVLDEADRMLDMGFEPQIRRIVEQDTMPPKGIRQTMMFSATFPKEIQILARDFLEDYIFLAVGRVGSTSENITQKVVWVEETDKRSFLLDLLNATVIPSEVQENVTEAPEKPGKDSLTLVFVETKKGADALEDFLYHEGYACTSIHGDRSQRDREEALHQFRSGRCPILVATAVAARGLDISNVKHVINFDLPSDIEEYVHRIGRTGRVGNLGLATSFFNDKNSNITKDLLDILVEAKQEVPSWLESLAYEHQHKSSTRGRSKRFSGGFGARDYRQTPGSGGFSSNRGGRNTGGHGGNRGFGGGFGGNFYGNDGYGGNYSSGSVDWWGN
- the ddx3xa gene encoding DEAD-box helicase 3 X-linked a isoform X13, with the protein product MSHVVVDNPHGLDQQLAALDLNSADGQGGGTGRRYIPPHLRNKDGPKNAGNAYSAGRQCGYSVAPVNFFSSKQCPQPWQAECQQRHRNNYTAGWDDCKIGYPRLASQELAFYHAFSGGWRNRCASSSACTDNSVATDGNDDTASVQSWADHCDSAGWDGGRSNGFVNGYHDNRTNGGYGGRGPPRNDRGGRGAYRGNRGGGAFNQPLQNAAFGNYDNKDGNWGGAPRDAAYNSFGGRNDRSKSAFFNDRGAGSRGRYERGGFSGGGNSRWVEESRDEDWSKPTAPNERLENELFSGSNTGINFEKYDDIPVEATGNNCPPHIESFHDVDMGEIVMGNIGLSRYTRPTPVQKHAIPIIKSKRDLMACAQTGSGKTAAFLLPVLSQIYTDGPGDALQAIKNSGQENGRYGRRKQYPISLVLAPTRELALQIYDEARKFAYRSRVRPCVVYGGADIGQQIRELERGCHLLVATPGRLVDMMERGKIGLDYCNYLVLDEADRMLDMGFEPQIRRIVEQDTMPPKGIRQTMMFSATFPKEIQILARDFLEDYIFLAVGRVGSTSENITQKVVWVEETDKRSFLLDLLNATGKDSLTLVFVETKKGADALEDFLYHEGYACTSIHGDRSQRDREEALHQFRSGRCPILVATAVAARGLDISNVKHVINFDLPSDIEEYVHRIGRTGRVGNLGLATSFFNDKNSNITKDLLDILVEAKQEVPSWLESLAYEHQHKSSTRGRSKRFSGGFGARDYRQTPGSGGFSSNRGGRNTGGHGGNRGFGGGFGGNFYGNDGYGGNYSSGSVDWWGN
- the ddx3xa gene encoding DEAD-box helicase 3 X-linked a isoform X8 yields the protein MSHVVVDNPHGLDQQLAALDLNSADGQGGGTGRRYIPPHLRNKDGPKNDSAGWDGGRSNGFVNGYHDNRTNGGYGGRGPPRNDRGGRGAYRGNRGGGAFNQPLQNAAFGNYDNKDGNWGGAPRDAAYNSFGGRNDRSKSAFFNDRGAGSRGRYERGGFSGGGNSRWVEESRDEDWSKPTAPNERLENELFSGSNTGINFEKYDDIPVEATGNNCPPHIESFHDVDMGEIVMGNIGLSRYTRPTPVQKHAIPIIKSKRDLMACAQTGSGKTAAFLLPVLSQIYTDGPGDALQAIKNSGQENGRYGRRKQYPISLVLAPTRELALQIYDEARKFAYRSRVRPCVVYGGADIGQQIRELERGCHLLVATPGRLVDMMERGKIGLDYCNYLVLDEADRMLDMGFEPQIRRIVEQDTMPPKGIRQTMMFSATFPKEIQILARDFLEDYIFLAVGRVGSTSENITQKVVWVEETDKRSFLLDLLNATVIPSEVQENVTEAPEKPGKDSLTLVFVETKKGADALEDFLYHEGYACTSIHGDRSQRDREEALHQFRSGRCPILVATAVAARGLDISNVKHVINFDLPSDIEEYVHRIGRTGRVGNLGLATSFFNDKNSNITKDLLDILVEAKQEVPSWLESLAYEHQHKSSTRGRSKRFSGGFGARDYRQTPGSGGFSSNRGGRNTGGHGGNRGFGGGFGGNFYGNDGYGGNYSSGSVDWWGN